The Ipomoea triloba cultivar NCNSP0323 chromosome 13, ASM357664v1 genomic interval CGGCTCCCATGCCAATAGTCTCTACTACGTCTAGTCATTCTCTCATTATCGGAATCATTTTTGTATTTCCAATCCTTATAATACTTATCATCTAACTCAGATGGCCCAGACAGATTGGGAGATTTTGATTCCTTCCGAGAACGACCTTTTTGATAGTATCCATCATGAGGAGAGGCTCCATCACCAGCCTTGTGTCTCTTCCCAGCATCCTCAGTTGTCAAAGAATTTTTCTGATTGAAATCATTTTCATCACCACGGTAGCTCTTTTGCTTTCTATCTTCTTTATCAGGAGAGCGCTTTCCATCATGTTGTCTATGGTCCCCTTTATGATATTCTCCAACAGAATTGCCATTGGTATGATATCCCTCACTAGACATTCTTTCCCGACCTACATGCTTGTGAATCTTATCATCCTCATGTTCTCTATCTTTCCTCTTTGCATTGTACCCTCCTGAACTTATTGAATTCCTGTCAGATTTTTCCAAATTGCTTTCAGAAGGCAGACTGGGATTAGGGCCATCTACTTGAGCTCCATGAAGTTTCTGCAagtaaaatacaaaacaaaagaaatgattAAATGCGCAAGCTCCTGCAGCTTTccatcataaataaattacagAAATGAACATTGTGATGGCAATTGCATTTTGCAAACCACTAACTACTGCTTACACATAAAATGAAAGCCATCAGTCTTCAGAATACACCTAAAGTACTTTGCCCGAACAATATAGTCTAATACTGTGCATGGCTCTGGACAGAATACAAATTATCAGGTCTATGACATGCATACTGGAGCTAACCCCTTGCTTCTATCATGCAATTAAAACACAATTAATGCATCATACAAATGACACAATGGAATGCTCAAAAAAAATGCAAAGCCCTTACTGGTTGCTTAGTAAAAGAATCGTGGAAGCTGGACATAAAAGATGTTAGATTAACAAGGATTGTGAAACAAGATTAAACCGCATTTAGCATGGTACCATACACAAATGAAGTAGCATTTGCATATTTTTTTAAGCAATCAAATGTACACTAGTGGAGAACAAATATTTACTGAATTTACTGAGACAACATGAGGGGAATAGAACACACCATGTCTGGATTACTGAGATTGACAATATGATGGTTTTGAAGTAGTTTATCTTCTGTCTCCCTATCTAAATCCAATTCCTTGGTCCTAGCAGTACCATCCACGTCGTCGTCGTCATgagcagcagcagcagaagGTAAAATATCGTCAACAATCTCCCCTTCCTCCATATCGTAATCAATCCCCAAATTCGAACTGCCCACGACCACACCCATAGCACCGCTGCCAAGTGCCTTCTTTTCGTTCTCAATTTCAGCCCCAGCCTCGGCAATCTCATTTTCGGACTTGGAATCACTCTCTTCGTGCTTCTTGCTGCGGCGATGGTGgcggtgatggtgatggtgatggtgacgGTGCTTACGGCGTTTTGATGCCTCCTTAGCTTCGTCATCGGAAGGAGAGGAGCGACGGTGCTTGCGACGAGAGAGGTCAGTGGAATCACTAGCcattgagggtttaattgaatGGAAAGCCTAGAATTAGGGTTAGGGCTTGATTTTGCAGAGGAGTTGAAGATTGAGGAAACGGGTACGAATTTCTATTTTTGGGTCCTGATCGCAAGAATAATAATGATGAAATTATCACAAAATCTTGCCGgggatttgtttttgttatatatatatagtaaggaCTTCAGAAAAGGAATTTTATACAAGGACCCCCCAAATTACttaatattactccgtatttgaaaCAAACTAGTATTACTACTGCGGACTTCCAAAGTATATCAAacttaaatgttttttttttttttttgaatatagagACCAAACTATATGAATCTTGTTCACGACTTATTCATATtgttaacaaataaaaataggtAAAATTTTGTGTGAAACTGTCTCACGAATCTTTATCCGTAAGACAGGCTCAGTCGAGGTCAATATGTaaggtataattaataatatgatacgtctacatcaaaatataaaaaatattatattttggtcctaaaaagtattacgtttttcattataaataaaaaacattttattttttaattagtatgttgtattatatttacatattgacTTGATCCGGCTCGTCTCACAGAtacgtgagacggtttcacacaagtgtaacACATGAAAGAAgcgtatatatataccattacAAGAGATATAAAAAAGAAGATCGAACATCCCCTAGTTAAAATGGTCAAACAATTAGCTTGgtaattataaagttttaaatttagtaGCGGGATTAAAACCTATTATAGTGAGTTGTCATCTAATTTATCCaataatttgttattatatGGGTGTGTCTGGTAATGTAATGATATTTGAAATGTAAAATTATCTAACAATCATATCagacattaattaattataaatatatgaatgagcatcttttaatttactttaatAAAACATCAAATGTTGATAACATAGGATTTATATCTCCATGGGCATAGCCGCATAGGTCTTATGGATAGGATCATAGTGATGTAATTGAACAAGCTTTATATGGTCAGAGGAGAAACCTTTGATGATATATTCATGCAtttaaccaaataaaataaataggaaGTTCAGTTGGAAGTTGGAAGTGTGAAACAAATAGCTCgccctagctagctagctctGACGTTGTGCAGGAAACATTCATCAGTTTCAGGTACAGTTGCCAACAATTgctgaaattaaacatagaaaGCAAATGAAGTTAATAAGTACAGTACACCAATCTTGTTTACATTCATTTTGGATGGAACAACTTTAAGCTAGGTTTCAGTTTACAAGTACAATCccagaaatgaaaaattaaagagaataatatatataaaaagtagaAACAAACTAACTGCTGTATGTCAAACTAAGGACTTTCAATCGATCTATAAAAGGAAATCtgtgaaaaaaaattgtagtttttttggGGGCGGGGTTGGGATTCCTGCAAATGCAGAGCTATATATGTATCTTTATTACATATAGTACATAAGTGGCCGGGAATTGAAGTGATATGATCAAGTAGTACGGGAAGGATGAAAGAAAGCCAGAAAAACGGAAGCAACTTTGTTAATAGGATTGCAGAAAATGGAAACATCAGCAGCAGCAGGAGGAGGTTTTTGATTAAAAATCTTGACCCTTGGAATTTTGCAGGTTACTGTGATCTTCTTTTCCAGCACGCTCACCACCACTGATTCTGTTTCTCCTATACAATTAACAATCACATAtgtacaacaacaacaacaatacacCCGGTAAGATCAACATTAATTaagaaacaataatatatatatatatcagactTGTACttcatcatcatatatatatatatatatgctttcttAGCTAGCTAGGTTGCACAAATAAGGCAATGATTAACCCCGGCCCAGATTAAAGTGCATCTAGGATAGCTCATATATATTCAGTATAGTGTTAGGTTATTGTTGTGATGTGTAGTTTAGTATTGCCAAATTAGTTTAAGCAGCGCAGCCACATAAGAATAGGAACAAAGAAAATCCAGAATGATAGGATGATGAGGACTCGACGGAGAGAAAAGATAAAAGCTAGCTACCACTGTACTGCACTTTAGTAAAAAGGACCACATGAGCTGCACCAAAATTAAAGTGTGTGATTGAATCATATCCTTGAAAGTTTCACCCATTATTTTTCTTAATGGTATCCAATGCATATATATGCCCTCATAAGGAAACAGGAAAAAAGATAGGCCGGAATTGAAGGTCAAGGTAAGCTGCAGCCTAGCTACCTTAGCTTTCAACCagcaaattaattaaagggaattacatatatataatcattaacCAGCTGAATAATCTTAATCAAAAAGTATTTCATGTgttgaagaaaatgaaatgtAAATTTATGACTTTTAcctaaaagtatatatatgttgatagtATTAGAGAAtaagataattattaaatgttatggagtaataatataatgaaaaaaaatggttGGGGACAGATGTGTAGTTGAAACATAACATAAAATTGTAGAAATTTCAGCAAGCTGAGGCTGTTGATTACTACGTGCAGGGTAGGGTGGACCCGGGTGGGGAAAATTGCTACCACACTAAAGGCTACAGCTGCGCGCATTTTAGACTGTAGTGGGGATGCAACGGTCACCTACGCACTGTCACATCACCCAGCACCCAacgccggaaaaaaaaaaaagaccactCCGATGAGCCGGAAAACTCACCGTTCATTTTGGACATAACTTCGGCCACTCTCTTCTGGCACCTGGCGCACCGGTAGTCCGCCAAGAACACCACTTCCTGCACCTAATCGGCGGCATGCCGGCACCAATGAATGAAACGAGCAGTAGAATTAAtaaacaccaccaccaccacgacGGGAGAGACAAGTAACCGTAACAGAAAACATACGGCAACTTACGAGAGGTATGGCCAAGGATTCAATGGATGCAAGCGTGACTTTCGGAATTATTATTGGCTTCTTGTTGGGCTTCCTCTTCTTCATATCAATGGCTGCCATTTCGCGTTAATTAGTTCATGAAACAGATAATCGATCCGACCTCATCTTatcttatatataaaacatcATCTATCTATAGTACGTACTTGAATTGTGAGATCGATCGAGCTGATGATGAGCTGAGAAATTGAAGTAATTAAGAAGGCCAGACCAGGCTAGATAGGCTTATAATTTAATCTGAGAATGAAAACGATTTATGAACAGACCTTGTAGAATGAAAGAGGAGTCCCATCTTTATGAGAAGTTGATCTTTTATAGGAAAACAAGGTCGGGAATATTGAGGATACATAGATAGATGGAGATAAATCAATTTTGGAGGGACAGAATCATAAGTTGGAAAAGGTCGTTCATCTGAGTtgacaataacaacaacaaataataaataaatgtttcatTAAAACCCATTCTATACAATTTCGATACGTATGTACATACTTTCTTCTACGCCTATATATACATTGaagaaatctttttttttttttaaatcatatggTGTTGTTTTTCAAAGTGGCCGGAACAAACTTAAACGAATTATAAAATATCCAATAACACCTTACTAAATGTGTTATTTTCCACACAGCAGGTATCCAATATTCTTCTGAGATTATTATTGCAATTAAGGTTGCTTGGAAGACCAGGCCAGATCTTCCCACTTTATGTTATAAATTACCAACTAGGATGTAGGTGTTTAGGTGAAAAAAGCCCCACATCATATTAAACCTTATgttaataatactcaaaaaaaaaaattctagttAATATAAAATCATGTTATTATCAAGTGAATTTGATAAAGCTTAGCTTACCTATAGTTATGTTTTTATGGTATTCAACTATATATTTGTGaagaaataatcaaaatatttaataaagtgttaatttttttttataaattaaatatttaaaaagcaTGTGATCGATATGATGGATTATGTATACTGTAATTTACCATCATAATTAGGATTTTATCCAAATCCCAGTAGTGGGGTTATGCTATTAAATTACtatgtataatataaataataatactgtACTACTACAAATATTATTGTCTTATAGTCCATAGCTGGGCTCCACTAATCAATCCCTcaaagaaatggaaaaacaaaGTGTATAAAATAATTATGCCCATTTGACGACGATGCGCGCATAACTAAATAACATATTGTTCAAATTGCAATTTagatgtttttttattttattttaattaaagcatatttgaccattattatgAATCAGGCCATCCAACTCTTTTCcgttatttaaattaattaatattaagcatTTATTTATGAATGAAGAGGAGGGCATGTTGTGATGAATTAATAAGAGATGTACTGAGACGATGAATGGAAAATTTAACTTGCGATATTATGATGTGTAGTGTAAATTGAGGGCGCTGAGGTTTGGATAGGGTATGATAAAGGAGTTTCAACTTGCATGGATAAGGTGTCGTGTGGTCAAATTTTGTTAGAATTGCATTTTGAGTTAACGGACAAATGAGTCACAAGAGATGAGATGATATGTATCACGGTTGCATAAATATATAGAATCTTATAGACGATGTTTGTAAAAGAGAAATGGGTAAGCAGTGGGTGGTTGTAGTAAGGATATTTTTAGATAATAGAATCGATATGCAAATTGTCTTAACTTGCAAACCGTTCTCCTCAATATGCTCGAgggtttttaattgtttgattatTCTCCTTTAATTTGCATGTGCAACAAGCTCTATTAGGAGATGTTAATGTCCCTCAATTGAGAAAGGTTCCTTTTGTTCCATTGTTGAGTACTTGAGTAGGTGTGTTTGGattatatctatatatagaaGATCA includes:
- the LOC116001848 gene encoding uncharacterized protein LOC116001848 isoform X1; amino-acid sequence: MAAIDMKKRKPNKKPIIIPKVTLASIESLAIPLVQEVVFLADYRCARCQKRVAEVMSKMNGETESVVVSVLEKKITVTCKIPRVKIFNQKPPPAAADVSIFCNPINKVASVFLAFFHPSRTT
- the LOC116001848 gene encoding uncharacterized protein LOC116001848 isoform X2, whose protein sequence is MKKRKPNKKPIIIPKVTLASIESLAIPLVQEVVFLADYRCARCQKRVAEVMSKMNGETESVVVSVLEKKITVTCKIPRVKIFNQKPPPAAADVSIFCNPINKVASVFLAFFHPSRTT